From Carya illinoinensis cultivar Pawnee chromosome 5, C.illinoinensisPawnee_v1, whole genome shotgun sequence, one genomic window encodes:
- the LOC122310897 gene encoding 7-deoxyloganetin glucosyltransferase-like, with amino-acid sequence MSSVEEKPHAVCIPFPTQGHVNPMLKLAKVLHHRGFRITFINTEFNHRRLLKARGPDSLDGLPDFCFETIPDGLPSSDADATQDILSLCDSIAKNFMVPFRNRLAELNDTVSSNVPPVSCIVSDLNMHFANTVAEELGIPILLLCPVSAFFFLSIAHTRRLAVESGLLIPPKDVSHLPNGYMDTTIDWISGMKNIRIKDLSSVIFESDSKGIMLNFILEIVEKASKASAIVVNTFDALEHEGLDALSSLFPPIYSIGPLHLLLSQIPQNNSKLNNISSNLWKDEADCLEWLNSKEPNSVIYVNFGSIAVLTPPQIVEFAYGLANSKKAFLWVIRPDMVKDDSVIVTHEFLSETKDRGIVVSWCPQEHVLSHPSIGGFLTHCGWNSMIESMCVGVPMLCWPFGGDQKTNCRFACVEWGLGIEIDCNVKRDEVEKLVRELMEGDKGKEMKKHATKWQKMAKEAVGTNGSSTLNLDKVVKEVLLH; translated from the exons atgagttcTGTGGAGGAGAAGCCTCATGCTGTTTGCATCCCATTCCCAACTCAAGGCCACGTTAATCCGATGCTCAAATTAGCAAAAGTCCTTCACCATAGAGGCTTCCGCATAACTTTTATCAACACCGAGTTCAATCACAGACGCTTGCTCAAGGCCAGAGGTCCCGATTCCTTGGACGGCCTGCCGGACTTTTGCTTTGAAACCATCCCCGATGGTTTGCCTTCCTCCGATGCTGACGCAACCCAAGACATCTTATCACTGTGTGACTCTATCGCAAAGAATTTCATGGTTCCCTTTCGAAATCGACTTGCGGAACTTAATGATACTGTCTCCTCGAATGTTCCCCCGGTGAGCTGCATAGTTAGTGATTTAAACATGCATTTCGCCAATACCGTTGCCGAAGAACTGGGAATCCCTATCCTTCTGTTGTGCCCTGTAagtgcctttttctttttaagcatTGCACATACCCGCCGTCTAGCTGTCGAAAGTGGTCTACTTATACCACCCAAAG ATGTGAGCCATCTTCCAAATGGGTACATGGACACTACAATTGATTGGATTTCTGGAATGAAAAATATTCGCATCAAGGATCTTAGCAGCGTTATATTTGAATCAGATTCAAAAGGTATCATGCTAAACTTTATTTTGGAGATAGTAGAGAAAGCTTCGAAAGCTTCCGCCATAGTTGTTAACACTTTTGATGCATTGGAGCATGAAGGATTGGATGCTCTTTCCTCTTTATTTCCTCCTATTTACTCCATTGGCCCTCTTCATTTGCTTCTCAGTCAAATTCCACAAAACAATTCAAAGTTGAATAATATCAGTTCCAATCTTTGGAAAGATGAAGCTGATTGTCTCGAATGGCTCAATTCTAAGGAACCCAACTCggttatttatgtgaattttggcAGCATTGCCGTCCTAACCCCACCACAAATTGTTGAGTTTGCTTACGGACTCGCTAATAGCAAGAAAGCCTTCCTATGGGTGATTAGGCCTGACATGGTGAAGGATGACTCGGTGATTGTAACCCACGAGTTTTTAAGTGAAACCAAAGACAGAGGTATTGTGGTAAGTTGGTGCCCACAAGAGCATGTGCTAAGCCACCCATCAATCGGAGGATTCTTGACCCATTGTGGATGGAACTCGATGATTGAAAGCATGTGCGTAGGAGTGCCTATGCTTTGCTGGCCGTTCGGTGGTGACCAGAAGACAAACTGTAGGTTCGCGTGCGTTGAATGGGGTCTTGGCATAGAGATTGATTgtaatgtgaaaagagatgaagtGGAGAAGCTTGTGAGAGAGTTGATGGAGGGAGACAAGGGTAAGGAGATGAAGAAACATGCCACAAAGTGGCAAAAAATGGCAAAGGAAGCAGTTGGTACAAATGGTTCTTCAACCTTAAATCTCGACAAAGTGGTTAAGGAGGTGTTGCTGCATTGA
- the LOC122311997 gene encoding (3aS,4S,5R,7aS)-5-hydroxy-7a-methyl-1-oxo-octahydro-1H-indene-4-carboxyl-CoA dehydrogenase, whose protein sequence is MGWRGILGFEYGIVQGPLGPDISGPDLVAAVANAGGLGFLRAPDWESPDYLRELIRKTRNLTDKPFGVGVVLAFPHEENIKAVLEEKVGFLQLSWGEFSKELVHEAHCAGVKVVPQVGSLEEAKKAVSAGVDAIIVQGREAGGHVIGQDGLISLLPRVVDLIGDQDIPVIASGGIVDARGYVAALALGAQGICLGTRFVATVESYAHPTYKRKLIQLDKTGYTDIFGRARWPGAPHRVLQTPFFSDQKPLPLNENELDKPVIGRATIHGMEKEIRQFAGTVPNATTTGDIESMAMYAGQGVGLIKEILPAGEVVQRLAEGAQHLIQQKFGGI, encoded by the exons ATGGGATGGAGAGGGATATTGGGTTTTGAGTATGGCATCGTTCAGGGACCATTGGGACCTGATATTTCTGGTCCAGACCTTGTTGCTGCAGTTGCTAATGCCGGTGGACTTGGTTTCCTCCGAGCCCCCGATTGG GAGTCGCCGGACTACTTACGGGAGTTGATACGAAAAACACGAAACTTAACTGACAAACCATTTGGGGTCGGTGTTGTTCTGGCCTTTCCCCATGAGGAAAATATAAAGGCTGTATTGGAAGAGAAGGTAGGGTTCCTGCAACTTTCATGGGGTGAATTTTCCAAGGAGCTTGTACATGAAGCTCATTGTGCTGGGGTTAAGGTTGTTCCCCAA GTTGGGAGCTTAGAAGAAGCCAAAAAAGCAGTTAGTGCAGGTGTAGACGCAATCATTGTCCAAGGACGTGAAGCAGGAGGGCATGTAATTGGCCAG GATGGTTTGATATCATTGTTGCCTAGAGTAGTCGATCTTATTGGGGATCAAGATATACCGGTAATCGCTTCTGGGGGCATTGTTGATGCACGTGGGTATGTTGCTGCTTTGGCCCTTGGCGCACAAGGCATTTGCTTAGGCACCAG GTTCGTTGCAACTGTGGAAAGCTATGCTCACCCTACATACAAGAGGAAGTTAATTCAACTTGACAAAACTGGGTATACTGATATATTTGGCCGGGCAAGGTGGCCCGGTGCACCGCATCGTGTCCTGCAGACACCTTTCTTCAGTGATCAGAAACCCCTTCCTCTTAATGAGAATGAACTCGACAAGCCTGTTATTGGTCGTGCAACAATACATGGCATG GAGAAGGAAATTCGCCAGTTTGCAGGTACTGTTCCAAATGCGACAACCACAGGTGACATTGAAAGCATGGCGATGTATGCTGGCCAAGGTGTAGGCCTTATCAAGGAAATTTTACCAGCAGGTGAAGTTGTCCAAAGACTGGCTGAAGGGGCTCAGCATCTGATCCAACAAAAATTTGGTGGCATATAA
- the LOC122309452 gene encoding 7-deoxyloganetin glucosyltransferase-like has protein sequence MEIDCNVKRDEVEKLVRELIDGEKGKEMRKHAMKWKKMAEETIDESHFPNGCMDTTVDWIPGIKSIHLKDLSSFLLISDPKDILLNFILEIVGKASKASAIVVNTFDALECEGLDALSFMFPLVYSIGPLHLLLSQFLQNNWKLNNIGFDLWKDEADVLIDSKESNLVIYVNFGSVTILTPPQMVKFACESKKAFIWVIRPNMMKVTQ, from the exons ATGGAGATCGATTgtaatgtgaaaagagatgaagtGGAGAAGCTTGTGAGAGAGTTGATAGATGGAGAGAAGGGTAAGGAGATGAGGAAACATGCCATGAAGTGGAAGAAAATGGCAGAGGAAACAATTG ATGAGAGCCATTTTCCTAATGGGTGCATGGACACTACAGTTGACTGGATTCCCGGGATAAAAAGTATCCACCTCAAGGATCTCTCAAGCTTTCTGCTCATATCAGATCCGAAAGATATCCTGCTGAACTTTATTTTGGAGATAGTAGGGAAAGCTTCGAAAGCTTCGGCCATAGTTGTGAATACTTTTGATGCATTGGAGTGTGAAGGATTGGACGCTCTTTCCTTCATGTTTCCTCTTGTTTACTCCATTGGCCCTCTTCATTTGCTTCTCAGTCAATTTCTACAAAACAATTGGAAGTTGAATAATATCGGTTTTGATCTTTGGAAAGATGAAGCCGATGTCTTGATTGATTCCAAGGAATCCAACTTggttatttatgtgaattttggcAGCGTCACAATCCTAACCCCACCACAAATGGTCAAGTTTGCTTGCGAGAGCAAAAAAGCCTTCATATGGGTGATTAGGCCTAACATGATGAAGGTGACTCAGTGA
- the LOC122311054 gene encoding 7-deoxyloganetin glucosyltransferase-like, translated as MSMEKPHAVCIPYPAQGHVNPMLKLAKVLHHRGFHITFINTEFNHRLLLKARGPDSLDGLPDFRFETIPDGLPPSDTDVTQDIPSLCDSITKNFLVLFRNLLAKLNDSTVSSNVPPVSCIVSDFGMHFTNKVAEELGIPVLLLWTMSAYAFLGFAHTRRLVESGLLIPPKDESHLPNGYMDTTIDWIPGIKNIRIKDLPNFLFTSSDPKDIMLNFILEMVEKASKASAIVVNTFDALEHEGLDALSSLFPPIYSIGPLHLLLNQIPQNNSKLNNIDSNLWKDEVDCFEWLNSKEPNSVIYVNFGSITVLTLPQMIEFASGLTNSKKAFLWVIRPGMVKGDSVIVPHEFLSEIKDRGIVVSWCPQEYVLSHPSIGGFFTHCGWNSMIESMCAGVPMLC; from the exons atgtctaTGGAGAAGCCTCATGCTGTTTGCATCCCATACCCAGCTCAAGGCCATGTTAATCCGATGCTCAAACTAGCAAAAGTCCTTCACCATAGAGGCTTCCACATAACTTTTATCAACACCGAGTTCAATCACAGACTCTTGCTCAAGGCCAGAGGTCCCGATTCCTTGGACGGCTTGCCGGACTTTCGCTTTGAAACCATCCCCGATGGTTTGCCTCCCTCCGATACTGACGTAACCCAGGACATCCCATCACTGTGTGACTCTATCACAAAGAATTTTTTGGTCCTCTTTCGAAATCTACTTGCAAAACTTAATGATAGTACTGTCTCCTCGAATGTTCCCCCGGTGAGCTGCATAGTTAGTGATTTCGGCATGCATTTCACCAATAAAGTTGCTGAAGAATTGGGAATCCCTGTCCTTCTGTTGTGGACTATGAGTGCCTATGCCTTTTTAGGCTTTGCACATACCCGCCGTCTAGTCGAAAGTGGACTACTTATACCACCCAAAG ATGAGAGTCATCTTCCAAATGGGTACATGGACACTACAATTGATTGGATTCctggaataaaaaatattcgCATAAAGGATCTTCCCAACTTTCTATTCACATCGTCAGACCCAAAAGATATTATGCTGAACTTTATTTTGGAGATGGTAGAGAAAGCTTCGAAAGCTTCTGCCATAGTTGTAAACACTTTTGATGCATTGGAGCATGAAGGATTGGATGCTCTTTCCTCCTTGTTTCCTCCTATTTACTCTATTGGCCCTCTTCATTTGCTTCTCAATCAGATTCCACAAAACAATTCAAAGTTGAATAATATTGATTCCAATCTTTGGAAAGATGAAGTTGATTGTTTCGAATGGCTCAATTCCAAGGAACCAAACTCAGTTATTTACgtaaatttcggcagcatcaCAGTTCTAACCCTACCACAAATGATCGAGTTTGCTAGCGGACTCACTAACAGTAAGAAAGCTTTCTTGTGGGTGATTAGGCCTGGTATGGTAAAGGGTGACTCAGTGATTGTACCCCACGAGTTTTTAAGTGAAATCAAAGACAGAGGTATTGTGGTAAGTTGGTGTCCACAAGAGTATGTGCTAAGCCACCCATCAATCGGAGGATTCTTTACTCATTGTGGATGGAACTCAATGATTGAAAGCATGTGCGCAGGAGTGCCTATGCTTTGCTAG